Within Anopheles ziemanni chromosome 2, idAnoZiCoDA_A2_x.2, whole genome shotgun sequence, the genomic segment GGTTCAGGCAAACTTTCCATCACCAAATTCACTTCCTCGTCGTATCTTACCGGCGGAACGCCTGCTGTTTTCCTCTGTGAACGACGAACGGTATCAGTAGACTCCGGAGGTTCGATCTCTGGCACCGCAGCTCCAGCTTGAACTTTACAGTCATCATCATCCCACAGTCCACGAAGCCAattgttgtcgttgtcgttccAAAACCCTCGTGGCCAACCATCACCTGGACAATCCTTGCCGTAGAATTCGGACTCAGAGGTTGTTTCGTGAGTCAAATCGGGTTCAGCTTCCTGTATCACTGTTTCATCGAAAGACCACTCGATTTCTTCCCTTCCAGTCGGACTATCCTCCAGTTTGGGTTCATCGTGATGATGCTCCTTAGATCCGTCGCTGAATTCGAGAAAACGAACATCCCGACTGATTTGGATTTCTCCCGTCCGTGTGTTTAGCATCCGATACGCTTTATGTTCCGCGGAATAGCCGACGAACGTCATTCGTTTCGCCTTGACGTCTAACTTCTTACGCTTTACCGACGGAATGAACACGTAACCGACGCATCCAAATAGTCGCAAGTGGGTcaaatttggttttcttccaAACCAGATCTCGAACGGCGTACGGTCTACTGCAACAGATGGCAAACGATTTTGCATGTAACAAGCGGTGTTGACTGCCTCCGCCCAAAATCGCTTGTGCATGCCCGCGTCCTGAAGCATACACCGGGCCATCTCACTCAGAGACCGGTTTTTCCGCTCCGAAACCCCGTTCTGCTGTGGTGAATGCGCCGCAGTGTACTCCACCTTTATTCCTTCATCCGCGTAGAATCTCCTAAGTGTCTTGCTGGAGTATTCTCCACCCTGATCGGAGCGAATGATCCGCGGTTTACGTCCGAACTGATTTTGAACCAATTTCACAAATTCGCGAATCTTATCCTCGAcctcagatttttttttcaggaaaTAGACGAAACTATAACGACTGTGATCGTCTATTAAGGTCATAAAGTAACGACATCCCCCTGGCGTCGTCTCCTCCATTGGGCCGCACACATCACTATGGATTATATCCAGCACTTTAGTCGATGTCTTTTCTGCTTCCTTGGTGTGTCGGCTGTCATTCACCAATAAGGCCCGTTCATCAGCCATATTCAGTCGGTATAGGCCACCCACTTTATCAGCTGTAGCCACGACTTTCGCACCGTAAACAAGCTTGCAATTGCTTTTGTCGAACACTGTATGAACACCTTTACTGCAAAGTTTGGGCACTGATATAAGGTTGCACTCTATACCCGGGGCAAAAATAACGTCCGTTAGTGTTATCGACACGTTCTTTCCAAAGTCATTGTCGCACGAAATAACCACGCAATCCCCTATTCCACCCGTACGGATAGATTTGCCGTCCGCTGTAAAAATCTCAGGACGCACACTTCTGTCTAAACGGCTGAACAACTTTTCATCGTTGGCTAAGTGTGATGTTGCACCAGAGTCAATAAGCCACGCACGCGTAGTTCCGGGAACACTGGAACGCACCGAAAGAAGGAACGACGCTTGGTCGTTTTCGCGCACTGTTTTTGCTCGTTCTatcacctttttcttttcgctgctTTTCTGCTTCAGGAACTGCTTGCACGCCTGCTTCTTGTGACCGGGTTTTCCACAAAAGAAGCACACAATAGACTCCTTGTTCGTTCGGCTGCCCGTTTTCAGCGCCCGCTCCTCCGCCGCATCACCGCTATACAATTTTTCGCTTTCATCCAGTAGCTTGGACCGCACCAGCTCCATTGTTAGATCTTCGTCGGAGCGGTTTTCCAAAACGGTGGTGAGGGTATCGAAAGCCTTTGGTAGGCTCCGCAAGATCATAGCTACTTGCATGTATGGTGACAATTTTTCTCCAGCATTCTCGAGACGAGAATACAATTCCTCCATGCTGTAGAGGAAATTCTCCATACTCTCTCCTTCAACGAAATTTGCGCTGCATATTTCCTTTAGAAGTGCCACTTTTCCAGTTAATGTAGCTTTATGGTGGTGAGCCTTCAGGGCATCCCACGTGGATTTGGCGCTTGTTTTATCCAGTATGAGGTTATGTTGGTTGTCCTCAACCAACAAAGCGATGGTGGCTCGCGCCTTCGAATCCCCTTCCGTCCAATCGGAAGTTACCGGTGCCGGCGCGACACCCGGGTCAACGTATTTCCACGTTCCCTCCcgcatcatcaccatttttACCTTGAACGCCCACGCTCGGTAGTTCCGATTATTCAATCGAACAACACTCACTTTAGAGAGATccattgtattttttgtttttctgactGCGACTAATttcacttttaaaaaaaacttcgccCGAAAGATTAACAACACTTAATACACACCGCGTggcctgggcccataacctgttagAATTAGAGGTATATGGTCTAATTTCGGATCGGGAAACAAGGAACACGTGCGACCGATTCCACTATACACACAGGAATAAATTCTTTATTCAACAGTTCCGGTCATTTGACACATGCAGTGCTGCCAGTGTCATCAATTCAGTAGTTGTTCAAACCAGCTTGGTTCAACACTTCTTGTCAAACCAGGTTGGTTCAACACAGTTGAAGCCGCCAATAATGCTGGaatacggaattggaccaattTGGCAGGCGGTTTaggatggagcttcgtcaggccaagaccgctgGTTGTAGCGACATTTAAGTAAGTAAGTTTAGGCAAATAAGTATGTAAAGGTATAGATACCGTCACTGTTGGTATTTCCCTCGATAACATCGTCCCGctcaacatcgctctggaaggtgttatgaggagcgcgggcttcgacatccggGGGACGATTGtcacccgctctctccaattcctcggtTTCGAGGAtaacatcgacatcatcgggcggaacgCTAGGACGGTGTACGAGTTGTACACCCGACTGAACCGCGAGGCCACaaggattggattgatgatcaatgcgacgaaaacaaagtacctgctcgtcggtGCCTCTGACTGCcttgaggtagtagaggagttttgttacctcggcactgtcgtaactccggacaatAACGTGAGCTgcgaaatccggaggcgcattgttcaagggaatcgtgcctactatggactccacaaactcctgcggTCCAGATAGTTCCTCCCACGCACGAAGTGTGacatataccgcacgctgataagaccggtcgttctctatgggcatgaatcctggactctgctcacggaggaTGCCAACGCCTCGAGGACTGCGCCTCGAGCGAcgcgtgctccggtctatctttggcggtgtgtgtgtgagtagggcgtgtggaggagaagaatgaaccacgagttagctgagctgtatggcgagccggacatcctgacggtggcgaaggcagtcaggattcgttggttggggcgATGTGTTCAACTATGAGCGGGCCattaaagaagaagaatataaCATCGTCCCGCGAAGAAGAGAAACCTCTGAAGAGCAATCGGATGTATCTACACTAGTAACTGGACAGTTTTGTGCAGTTATAGCAACGGCAGTAAAATGctgctttttattttacattcaaGTACTGCTGACAGATAACGACCGGTTTACGCGATGCACTTGTTGTAGGCGGCAGCGATGGCCGCAAAATCGTTGGCTGCGGCGTTGGCCGTGTTGGTCGTGCAGGTGGTGACGGCGACACCGGTGTTGGCGATATCGATTACCTCGCCTGTCTTGATAGTGGCGACATCGGTTGCCACGTTGCCAATGTAGGCCAGAGCGTTGGGTACGGTGACGGTGGCACAGGTGGACGCCACGAACACCCCGATGCATCCGTTGACGGAGGCGGTCGACTGACCGACGCGGGTGACGGCCGAGTTGATGACAGCGATCGTATTTGCGAGTAGCGTGTCGACGACGGTCGTGGCCTGGACGGCACAACCACCGAGTGCGGTGGTGTAGTACACATCGGTGCGGACAGCTACCGGCAGATAGGCTTGCGAGCAGGCCACCACCGTTGCGTTCGTGCTGGCCAGGTTGGCGATGATCGGCTGGATGACGGCGGATGCGTTACCTGCGATGGACGCATTGGCGGTGGCGACCGCGTTCAGCGTGACGGTGTTCAGTTGCGCCAGGCTTGTTTGAACCGATGAGACTAGACTGGTTAGGTTGTTGTAGACATTGCCCGCTGCAGCCGCTACACTGTTGCGCGTGGAGGTGCCCACCAGGTTGAACACGGTGTTGAGCTGTTGCAGAGCGCCGTTGATCCTATTGTTGGCCTGAGTAAGAGCGTTGCTGAGGGTCGGCTGGACGTTCGCGATCACATTGTTGAAGGAGCCAATGGCCGAGTTCAGCACGTTGTTGGCGTTGTTCACGGCGGCATTCACGGACGCGCTGACGGCGGCGATTCCGGCCGCAGAGTACGGTACGGCGGCGTTAGCAGCGAGCGTCGCGTTGACTCCGGCAACCGCGGAAAGCTGCAGAGGAATGTTGGCGGTGGTGTAGAGAACTCCGGCAGCATCGGCCAGGAAGTTGCCGATCGCACCGACACCGGCCGGTCCGAGTGCTCCAAGCAGCGACGTCGCCGTGCCAGGGTTGGCGGTTGCGTTCTGGATGGCTTGGATGGCGGTGGCCAAGTCGGCGTTCAGGGTGGTCGGTAGTGAACCCAGCGCGGTCGCGACCGTACCGCTTCCCAGTACGTTTGCTGCGGAATTGACGGCCGTGTTAACGGCAGTGGCTACGTTGTTCAGGGCGTTGATGGCGGTGTTGCCATTGGCGACAGTCGGTGCACTGCTCAGCACGTTTCCGAGCGTGGACAGATTCGTGTTCACTCCACCCAGTAGGGTATTCAACGCGTTCGTAATGGTGGCGACCGTGTTGCCCAACAGGGTACCGGCCGAGTTGCCGATATTAGTTAGGGCCGTGTTGAGCGCACCCAACGTCGAACTAACCACATTGTTCACCAGGTTTAGGATCGGCAGATTCGAGTTGAAAGCCAACGTACCACCGGCACCGATGTTGCCAATGCTAGCGCCACCCGTGAGCGATCCGCTTGCTGAAAGCGATCCAGAAGTGCCTGCCTGTAATCCTGTAGCAACACCATTTAATAGTGTGCCCGCTCCATTGATGACCGATGAGGCTAAGTTCGCTATGCCGCTTAAAATTTGCGGTTGTGGCTCGGCCTGCAGGGTAATGGTGGATACCGGTCAGCTATACTCTATTCGCCCAGCTGTCCATCCGCTCTGATACTCACCTGTGCGGCGGCCAGCAGCGCACAAACGAAAACGGTTTTCTTCCACAGCATTTTCGCACTTATGGTTTAGAGATGAGAGCTCTTCTTGTCTTCGAAACTGTAACGCTTTGGTGAACGTTGCGGACCATTTTATACCACCTACCGGGGATCACAAAACCGATCAGACGCGAGGACCCTGCTGGATCCCTGCTGGTCAAAGCAACCCATTGTGCTTCCTTACGCAATGAAGTTGCATAAATTTATATGGATTGTTCTGGTATggaacacaaacataaactttGCTCATAAACAACAGTCTTTCCAATATGCGGCGTCACAACTCCTGGAAAAAACACGTGCCTATAACGTAGCACCCAGAATGTTCCTGCTCCCGACAGACAGAGGAGAAGCTTTGTCCTTCGAACGACAGTGTGACGTCTCTTTGGGAGATGCGATTCTGGAatcgaattttatttattttgcacgTCTCGACTCTTTTGCTCGAACCGTAAACGTCGTTAGACAATATTTTCATTGATCGTTTTATCGCCATTTGGTTGAAGAGGGTTTTAATTGTATTATCCAACAACTACGATCGTGTAAATGTAAACTGCGTAAGATTGTGTAAATGTGGTTGGCAGTGTGGTAAAAATGCTAAACAATTGCTTATTGTAAACCATTTACAATGGCCGGATTATTCGAGTTTACTTTCCGGTATGCAACAGTGAGTCACAAACGAACTGctataaaatgtttttaaccctgaaaatttataaaaatatgaaaagacAGGATGCATACTGTGCACAAAAAAATCGTACACTGTAAGTGATGCCATAAATTGAGTGAACACAGTAAAACTGTAAACATGTTTAACGTTTGCGGTCAATGAACGaccttaaaaacaaaatgtatgtTCATGTTATAGTTAAACTACTTAAACAACATCGCGTGCCTATGTAATTCGATTGTGAATTGACATTCGAAAACTATAATTTTCAAGCAAAAAAGTgaacattttattcaaattttaagTTTAGTCAAACCACGGTGTTTCAGTGAACCAACAGAGTCTTTAACAGAGGgtaacaaaattaattttctgtcTATTGGACAAATGTGGGCTTGCACACTAGCTTGAATGGAGCTACAACTACTAATCCAATTCCACTTTACTCTACTGACGGCTTAGCCTAGATCATCCTTCCTCTTACGCTTAGGTCAATGCTGATGTATTCTACGTCCTACAAGACCAGCTAACAGGACAGGGTCCCTCGGTTGAATTCGCATGATATGACCAGGTCTTCTAGGCCGAGGATTTTCATTCACTGCATCACAGTGAGGTCAGATCAGTCCCTCCCCGCATACGGTaccaaaacatttccattgccGCTGATGAAGCCACTAGGATGGTCGCCGCTCGCTTAGTACATTGGTATAATTCTGTCACATAGAAGAGCCTTCTACCGATCACCATATCATTAACGTGTGCCATTAAGTTCCCAGCATGTAGTTTTGTACGGCCCTATCCTGCGATGGGTTGAAGGACAAGCCTCTTGCTGGAAGAAGCTgaacattcatctccaaaaTTTATTTCGTTGGAAGTTCTTCGCTTCCGTCCAAATTCATCTGATATATAACGTTTGTAACGATCATTCCATCAAGTCTGATTAATTGCTTTCTTCTACAAGACTTGTCgcatgaataataaataacaaatattgttacaaaaaataatacaaataaatacaaatacaaatacactGTCCTGATATAACAAAAAGTACTCTTAATCTCGGTATTTTGAGTTAGTGCTGTGCCCTCAATGTATGGTTCTGCCGGCTCATTCTGGTGGACCCGATCACACAGCATGCCATGCTATGCAGCCTTCGTTCCTTGCCTTCCAAATGATCCGGCAACCGGCTGTTTTAGAAACCGGCAttagaaaacaatttctaaaacctcaaaacaatattttatgttaGCTAATTTGTTATGGCTTGAAGTATTCAATTGTTGGATGAAATTTAacagaaacaagaaaatccttttattatttagacaaaaaataaaactgagaTTGTAAGAATCAGCGGCTACTACGTCACCAAGGCGAGTATGGAGTAGTctgaaattggcgaaaaacgCATGA encodes:
- the LOC131293227 gene encoding extracellular matrix-binding protein EbhB-like, which produces MLWKKTVFVCALLAAAQAEPQPQILSGIANLASSVINGAGTLLNGVATGLQAGTSGSLSASGSLTGGASIGNIGAGGTLAFNSNLPILNLVNNVVSSTLGALNTALTNIGNSAGTLLGNTVATITNALNTLLGGVNTNLSTLGNVLSSAPTVANGNTAINALNNVATAVNTAVNSAANVLGSGTVATALGSLPTTLNADLATAIQAIQNATANPGTATSLLGALGPAGVGAIGNFLADAAGVLYTTANIPLQLSAVAGVNATLAANAAVPYSAAGIAAVSASVNAAVNNANNVLNSAIGSFNNVIANVQPTLSNALTQANNRINGALQQLNTVFNLVGTSTRNSVAAAAGNVYNNLTSLVSSVQTSLAQLNTVTLNAVATANASIAGNASAVIQPIIANLASTNATVVACSQAYLPVAVRTDVYYTTALGGCAVQATTVVDTLLANTIAVINSAVTRVGQSTASVNGCIGVFVASTCATVTVPNALAYIGNVATDVATIKTGEVIDIANTGVAVTTCTTNTANAAANDFAAIAAAYNKCIA